The following proteins are encoded in a genomic region of Corticium candelabrum chromosome 19, ooCorCand1.1, whole genome shotgun sequence:
- the LOC134194647 gene encoding uncharacterized protein LOC134194647, whose amino-acid sequence MATEKHQWETRLNPQLVEVAEILSPRRNRLPARLFSKGLISEDDLDRFDASTKVETDLALDILNLLRRRQRPGSFDTFCDVLLQTKDETLRDVERQLRPHVRDNPESHDLAEQNSLHVTERQLQQSSDNLSSKTDRGSGDDKSNQKLDRRSIQFFVKEDLLEEFNKQSDNLLDALVHGLDVPKENITSYPARGQIPYSQSKRAYVIHVAEKAMITILVSGVERPAIKNQSNMIISLLAITTKFKESEIEIVQVLPSNSCLLVIRLPGLAMVRLIIAFFSPQMRPVFLQRLARVLPESAVEIKFGFASLPDYSAPLPSLRYRDNSQYFRTRQQTKTSSGIFETNKATLSSSLTVELQFRKTRKCISDLFDVVDGLNDDLQTCEEQVIGIQKQLQRTKKLNDLDKTILEKLEEGKIEIALMYPDDCSVGACCARMKLQEHNVARDVIDICDAIEGYQESIHSHVQQMSQVAEPMTYSHTCTLIERLQTRIATLKLLRKEELYKADHNKSDQDKLDGELYLCIVLNVGMSVDNTNSYDNARVASVYLIGHHQLFDHESHKAWKVDTWN is encoded by the exons ATGGCTACAGAAAAACACCAGTGGGAAACACGGTTGAATCCCCAACTAGTGGAAGTGGCCGAAATATTGAGTCCACGCCGCAATCGGCTTCCGGCACGTCTTTTTAGTAAAGGCCTGATCAGTGAAGACGACTTAGACCGTTTCGACGCATCAACTAAAGTAGAAACGGATTTGGCTTTGGATATTCTAAATCTGCTTCGTCGTCGACAACGTCCCGGATCATTCGACACATTTTGTGATGTTCTTCTTCAGACGAAAGATGAGACTTTACGTGACGTGGAGAGGCAGCTTCGTCCACATGTGCGAGACAACCCTGAGAGTCATGATTTAGCAGAGCAAAACAGTTTGCACGTAACAGAACGTCAGCTGCAGCAGTCTAGTGACAATTTGTCTTCTAAAACAG ATCGTGGCTCTGGTGATGACAAGTCTAATCAGAAACTTGACAGAAGATCTATTCAATTTTTTGTGAAAGAAGATTTACTGGAAGAATTCAACAAACAATCGGATAACCTATTAGATGCTTTGGTTCATGGACTTGATGTTCCAAAGGAAAATATTACATCATATCCAGCACGTGGTCAAATTCCTTATTCACAGAGCAAACGGGCTTATGTTATtcatgttgctgagaaggcTATGATTACAATTCTTGTCAGTGGAGTTGAAAGACCTGCAATTAAGAATCAGAGCAACATGATAATCAGTTTACTTGCTATAACTACCAAATTCAAAGAATCAGAGATCGAAATTGTTCAAGTTTTGCCTTCAAacagttgtttgttggttaTTCGCTTGCCTGGATTGGCAATGGTGCGCCTTATTATTGCCTTTTTCAGTCCACAAATGAGGCCCGTGTTTCTTCAACGTCTTGCAAGAGTTTTGCCTGAATCAGCCGTGGAAATTAAATTTGGATTTGCATCACTCCCAGATTATTCGGCGCCATTACCGTCATTGCGTTATAGAGACAACTCTCAGTACTTTCGTACACGTCAGCAAACAA AGACTTCATCAggaatttttgagacaaacaAGGCGACTTTGTCTTCATCGTTAACAGTGGAATTA CAATTCAGGAAGACTAGGAAGTGTATCAGTGActtgtttgatgttgttgatggTTTGAATGATGATCTGCAAACATGTGAGGAACAG GTCATTGGTATACAAAAGCAACTCCAGCGCACAAAGAAGTTGAACGACTTAGATAAGACAATACTGGAAAAACTTGAGGAGGGCAAAATTGAGATTGCA CTGATGTATCCAGATGATTGTTCAGTTGGTGCTTGTTGTGCAAGAATGAAACTCCAAGAACATAACGTTGCAAGAGATGTAATT GATATATGTGATGCAATTGAAGGCTATCAAGAGAGTATTCACTCGCATGTACAGCAAATGTCACAA GTGGCAGAGCCAATGACATACagtcacacatgtacattaataGAAAGATTACAAACCAGGATAGCTACTCTGAAGCTTCTTAGGAAAGAGGAGCTATACAAAGCTGATCACAACAAATCGGATCAAGATAAACTTGATGGTGAGCTTTATCTGTGCATTGTGCTAAATGTTGGCATGTCTGTTGACAACACTAATAGTTATGACAATGCTAGAGTCGCATCTGTATATTTGATTGgacatcat CAATTATTTGACCATGAGTCTCACAAGGCATGGAAGGTGGACACTTGGAATTGA